One Caldisalinibacter kiritimatiensis genomic region harbors:
- a CDS encoding amino acid ABC transporter substrate-binding protein encodes MRKKILLVSILSIVLLIVGCSSQSNTINSLDKIKENGELIIGLDDNFPPMGFRDKEGNIVGFDIDLAKELGNRMGVKVKFKPVEWDGIVLTLVNKNIDIVWNGMTITENRKKKINFSKPYLENKQIIVVKKDSNIKSKDDLKGKSVGVQLESSSWYALNKDKQVVNNLKEIRQYPNNVEALMDLKAGRIDALVVDEILGRYYLNKNPKSYEILNDDFGKELYGIGIRKEDTKLKQEIDRILDEMKRDGTASKISEKWFGKDIILE; translated from the coding sequence ATGCGCAAAAAGATTTTATTAGTATCTATTTTATCTATAGTATTACTTATAGTTGGATGCTCTAGTCAATCTAATACAATTAACTCCCTTGATAAGATTAAAGAAAATGGTGAGCTAATTATAGGATTAGATGATAACTTCCCACCTATGGGTTTCAGGGACAAAGAAGGTAATATAGTAGGCTTTGATATAGATTTAGCTAAAGAATTAGGTAACCGAATGGGAGTAAAAGTTAAATTTAAACCTGTTGAGTGGGATGGTATAGTGTTAACATTAGTTAATAAAAACATAGACATAGTTTGGAATGGAATGACAATAACTGAAAATCGAAAGAAAAAAATAAACTTTTCTAAGCCTTATCTTGAAAATAAACAAATCATAGTTGTAAAAAAAGACTCAAACATTAAATCTAAGGATGATTTAAAAGGTAAATCTGTTGGTGTACAATTAGAGAGCAGTAGTTGGTATGCACTAAATAAGGACAAGCAAGTAGTAAATAACTTAAAGGAAATAAGACAATATCCAAATAATGTTGAAGCTTTAATGGACTTAAAAGCTGGTAGAATAGATGCTTTAGTAGTTGACGAAATACTAGGTAGATATTATTTAAATAAAAATCCTAAATCATATGAAATTTTAAATGATGATTTTGGTAAAGAATTATATGGTATAGGTATACGAAAAGAAGATACAAAATTAAAACAAGAAATAGATAGAATATTAGACGAAATGAAAAGGGACGGTACAGCAAGTAAAATTTCTGAAAAATGGTTCGGAAAAGATATTATACTAGAATAG
- a CDS encoding amino acid ABC transporter permease, with the protein MEYIFDVSNYVLKGSLVTIKLYMITILFSIPFGIILALGKVSKYKLINILLSLYTWIFRGTPLLLQLFFFYFGLPVINITLTPFMAAAITFILNYSAYLTEIFRAGIQSIPKGQYEAAYSLGMDYWQTMIYIILPQTANRVLPPLSNEAITLVKDTALVAAIGMGDLLRAAKQAVTRDFNITPFILAAIFYLIFTSLIVTLFRKIEQKYSICE; encoded by the coding sequence ATGGAGTATATATTTGATGTATCTAATTATGTTTTAAAAGGCAGTTTAGTTACTATAAAGTTATACATGATTACTATTCTATTTTCTATACCCTTTGGCATTATATTAGCCTTAGGAAAGGTATCTAAATATAAATTAATTAATATATTATTAAGTTTATACACTTGGATTTTTAGAGGTACGCCTCTTCTGTTACAACTTTTCTTCTTTTATTTTGGTCTTCCTGTCATAAATATTACACTTACACCATTTATGGCTGCTGCCATCACTTTTATTCTTAATTATAGTGCTTATTTAACGGAAATATTTAGAGCTGGTATTCAATCTATTCCTAAAGGTCAATATGAAGCTGCTTATTCGTTAGGAATGGATTATTGGCAGACAATGATATACATCATACTACCTCAAACAGCCAATAGAGTTCTTCCTCCCTTATCTAATGAAGCTATAACATTAGTTAAAGACACAGCCTTAGTAGCTGCAATAGGAATGGGAGACTTACTAAGAGCTGCTAAACAAGCAGTAACTAGAGATTTTAATATAACACCTTTTATATTAGCTGCGATATTTTATCTCATTTTCACATCTTTGATAGTTACACTTTTTAGAAAGATTGAACAAAAATATTCTATATGTGAATAG
- the putP gene encoding sodium/proline symporter PutP, translated as MYDYDMGIIFAFVGYLFFMLGIGLLFYKKTSSLSEYIIGGRNLNSWVTALSSQASDMSGWLLLGLPGYAYASGVEAVWIAVGLAVGTYLNWKFVAKRLRKYTEIAGDSITLSSYLQNRFKDNSKVIRITSAVIILVFFTIYTVSGFVAGGKLFSTVFNVSYKYALSIGAFVIIIYTFLGGFMAVCWTDFFQGMLMFFALLLVPLTCMKITGGYHVTIDKFKLINSELLNPITTIKGENISLISMVSLLAWGLGYFGQPHILARFMAIKSSKQIKKARIIAMVWVLISLAAAVLVGIVGRVFLTKALEGSAQETVFLVMVDSAFPSLLAGILLAAVLAAIMSTADSQLLVTASALTEDIYKTIIRKNAKDRELVWVSRVTVIIVAMISYLFALNPESSVLNLVSYAWAGFGAGFGPTILISLIWRRMTKKGALAGMIVGGVVVLIWKQLSGGIFELYEIVPGILLSVLVIVIISLLDKQPNEDIIIEFERVNIFS; from the coding sequence ATGTATGATTATGATATGGGAATAATATTTGCTTTTGTAGGGTATTTGTTTTTTATGTTAGGTATTGGACTTCTGTTTTACAAAAAAACTTCTAGTCTGTCTGAGTATATTATAGGTGGTAGAAATTTAAATAGTTGGGTTACTGCATTAAGTTCTCAAGCATCAGATATGAGTGGATGGCTTTTGTTGGGATTACCTGGATATGCTTATGCAAGTGGAGTGGAGGCAGTATGGATAGCTGTAGGATTAGCTGTAGGTACTTATCTTAATTGGAAATTTGTTGCTAAGAGATTAAGAAAATATACTGAGATAGCAGGTGATTCTATAACTTTATCTTCATATTTGCAAAATAGGTTTAAAGATAATTCTAAAGTTATAAGAATAACGTCAGCTGTTATTATTTTAGTGTTTTTCACAATATATACGGTGTCAGGCTTTGTAGCAGGAGGAAAGTTATTTAGTACAGTTTTTAATGTATCTTATAAATACGCACTTTCTATTGGTGCATTTGTAATAATAATATATACATTTTTAGGTGGATTCATGGCAGTATGTTGGACAGACTTTTTTCAAGGAATGTTAATGTTTTTTGCACTTTTATTGGTTCCTTTAACATGCATGAAAATTACAGGTGGGTATCATGTTACCATTGATAAATTTAAATTAATAAATTCTGAGCTATTAAACCCTATTACAACTATTAAGGGAGAAAACATATCATTAATATCTATGGTTTCGCTATTGGCATGGGGACTTGGATATTTTGGTCAGCCTCATATACTTGCACGCTTTATGGCTATAAAGTCATCTAAACAAATAAAAAAAGCTAGAATAATAGCAATGGTATGGGTACTTATATCATTGGCAGCTGCAGTTTTAGTTGGTATAGTAGGGAGAGTTTTTCTAACTAAGGCCTTAGAGGGTAGTGCACAAGAAACGGTATTTTTAGTTATGGTAGATTCGGCATTTCCATCATTACTAGCTGGTATTTTATTAGCAGCAGTACTTGCTGCTATAATGAGTACAGCTGATTCTCAACTTCTTGTTACAGCTTCAGCACTTACAGAAGATATATATAAAACTATAATTAGAAAAAATGCAAAGGATAGAGAGTTGGTTTGGGTGAGTAGGGTGACTGTGATTATAGTGGCAATGATAAGCTACTTATTTGCTTTAAATCCAGAAAGTTCTGTTTTAAATCTTGTTTCATATGCATGGGCAGGATTTGGGGCAGGATTTGGACCTACTATTTTAATTTCTTTAATATGGAGGAGGATGACAAAAAAAGGTGCATTGGCAGGAATGATTGTTGGAGGAGTAGTAGTGTTAATATGGAAACAATTAAGTGGAGGAATATTTGAATTATATGAGATTGTACCAGGCATTTTATTATCTGTTCTAGTAATTGTAATAATTAGTCTTTTAGATAAGCAACCAAATGAAGATATAATAATTGAGTTTGAAAGGGTAAATATATTTTCTTAA
- a CDS encoding ABC transporter ATP-binding protein encodes MNQPVLELINVKKKIKNREIIKGINITVNNNEIFGFLGPNGAGKTTTLRMIVGLIKPSSGTIKICGYSLKNNFVKAMKNIGCIIENPEMYNYMSGLENLMLFSSMNSAISEKRIREIVEIVGLSNRIHDRVSTYSLGMRQRLGIAQAIISKPKLLILDEPTNGLDPSGIREFRELLKKLVYKENMSILISSHILSEIQQVCDRVAIISNGRIIKTDKVKNILFDDKVIWCLSNSKKASTLLYEKWNLKTKVINNKTLTGTIDNYDLTTINKFLIKNGINIKYVQRKNNTLEELFLELTEGDKIV; translated from the coding sequence ATGAATCAGCCTGTACTTGAACTTATCAATGTTAAGAAAAAAATAAAAAATCGTGAAATAATAAAAGGTATAAACATAACTGTAAACAATAATGAAATTTTTGGATTTTTAGGTCCAAATGGTGCTGGAAAAACAACTACTCTGAGGATGATAGTAGGTCTAATAAAACCTTCATCTGGAACCATTAAAATATGCGGGTACTCGTTAAAAAACAACTTTGTAAAAGCAATGAAAAATATAGGTTGTATTATAGAAAATCCTGAAATGTATAACTACATGTCTGGATTAGAAAACCTTATGTTATTTTCTTCTATGAATTCAGCAATTAGTGAGAAAAGAATTAGAGAAATAGTTGAAATAGTTGGTTTAAGTAATAGAATTCATGATAGAGTCAGTACATACTCATTGGGAATGCGTCAAAGATTGGGTATTGCTCAAGCAATAATATCTAAACCCAAACTTCTAATTTTGGATGAACCAACAAATGGTCTAGACCCGTCAGGAATACGTGAATTCAGAGAGTTATTAAAAAAACTTGTTTATAAAGAAAATATGAGTATTTTAATATCTAGTCATATATTATCTGAAATACAACAAGTATGTGATAGAGTAGCTATTATTAGTAATGGTAGAATAATAAAAACAGATAAAGTTAAAAATATATTATTTGACGATAAAGTAATTTGGTGTTTATCTAATTCTAAAAAAGCTAGCACATTACTTTATGAAAAATGGAACTTAAAAACCAAGGTTATAAATAATAAAACATTAACTGGCACTATAGATAATTATGATTTGACTACTATAAATAAATTCTTAATAAAAAATGGTATAAACATAAAGTATGTTCAAAGAAAAAATAACACTCTGGAAGAATTATTTCTAGAACTAACTGAAGGTGATAAAATTGTTTAA
- a CDS encoding ABC transporter permease subunit — translation MIKLFKLIENEGIKLLYKRRLLVISVLLLLFIVLYAYGQKYISDKTEAEIINRLGEIESDDWTKIVKQQILDLNTKLQSPYTLESRKASIKVKIERLQYYINNNINPLVPGSARFTKSFMEDSIPLFLPMLIIILASDIVSSEFSDGTIKILLTKPVPRWKILLSKYISLLIITTFVIILTGIYSVIISSLFFGFNGWNEPIVTGFKVINGKLDASQVQNIEYWQYIILLYSLAWYVSIVIGTLTFMVSVLVRSTPVAIGIMVSTLIAGNFMNFLFKGWDVLKYLFTTNIELSNFLSGRIMAVDNITLSFSLLILFIWGAFALIISFIVFMKQDVLV, via the coding sequence GTGATAAAATTGTTTAAATTAATAGAAAATGAAGGAATAAAATTATTATATAAAAGAAGACTTTTAGTAATTTCAGTTTTACTATTATTATTTATAGTTTTGTATGCCTATGGCCAGAAATACATATCAGATAAAACAGAAGCAGAAATAATAAACAGATTAGGTGAAATAGAATCTGATGACTGGACTAAAATAGTAAAGCAGCAAATACTTGATTTGAATACAAAATTACAAAGTCCATATACTTTAGAATCAAGAAAAGCTTCTATTAAAGTAAAAATAGAACGACTACAATATTATATAAACAATAATATTAACCCACTAGTACCAGGTTCAGCGAGATTTACAAAATCTTTTATGGAAGATTCTATACCTTTGTTTCTTCCTATGCTAATTATAATATTAGCAAGTGATATTGTATCGAGTGAGTTTTCAGATGGAACTATTAAAATACTTTTAACTAAACCTGTACCTAGATGGAAGATATTACTTAGTAAATATATTTCACTTTTAATCATAACAACATTTGTAATAATACTTACCGGGATTTATTCAGTAATTATATCATCACTATTCTTTGGATTTAATGGTTGGAATGAACCAATAGTTACTGGATTTAAAGTAATTAATGGAAAACTTGATGCATCTCAAGTACAAAATATAGAATATTGGCAATATATCATCCTATTATATAGCCTCGCTTGGTATGTATCTATAGTTATTGGTACTCTAACCTTTATGGTATCAGTGCTTGTACGAAGTACACCTGTAGCAATAGGAATAATGGTTTCAACTCTTATTGCTGGCAATTTTATGAATTTCTTATTTAAGGGTTGGGATGTATTAAAATACCTATTTACTACTAATATAGAACTCTCTAATTTTTTATCTGGAAGAATTATGGCTGTAGATAATATCACACTTTCTTTTTCTTTACTAATATTATTTATTTGGGGAGCCTTTGCATTAATAATTAGTTTCATCGTTTTTATGAAACAGGATGTTTTAGTATAG
- a CDS encoding GDSL-type esterase/lipase family protein, protein MQKIWYGILFIFIISISIFSYGIKSSLIITESWPRDKITNSKEQPYSLTEDTIKVIQNKDQISILVLGDSLARGTGDETGYGFTGHFANYLEQNTNKKVNVIKAAINGQLSSELLSQINQQNVSQLVKNSDVIIISTGGNDILKNFHSVESINETLFYEVEDRYLKNLTSILNNINSINPNAYMIFLGLYNPLDLNKIKKQHLNLLLEWNYKTKLLVESYQNSTFIPSYDLFKYNRDKYISIDDIHPNSKGYKAIADRIIKIIGNILTKK, encoded by the coding sequence ATGCAAAAAATATGGTATGGTATTCTTTTTATCTTTATTATCAGTATTAGTATATTTTCATATGGAATAAAAAGTTCTCTAATTATTACTGAAAGTTGGCCCAGGGATAAAATAACTAATAGTAAAGAACAACCTTATTCATTAACTGAAGATACTATTAAGGTCATACAGAATAAAGACCAAATTAGCATTTTAGTATTAGGGGATTCATTAGCAAGAGGTACAGGTGATGAAACTGGATATGGTTTTACTGGACATTTTGCTAATTATCTAGAGCAAAATACAAATAAAAAAGTCAATGTTATAAAAGCAGCGATTAACGGTCAACTATCATCTGAACTACTCTCTCAAATCAACCAACAAAATGTTAGCCAATTAGTTAAAAATTCAGATGTAATTATAATATCTACTGGTGGTAATGATATACTTAAAAATTTCCACAGTGTAGAATCTATTAATGAAACATTATTTTATGAAGTAGAAGATAGATATTTAAAAAACCTAACCAGTATATTAAATAATATAAACTCAATAAATCCCAATGCCTATATGATTTTTTTAGGTTTGTATAATCCTTTGGATTTGAACAAGATAAAAAAACAGCATTTAAATTTACTTTTAGAATGGAACTATAAAACTAAACTACTTGTTGAAAGTTATCAAAACTCTACCTTTATACCATCATATGATTTATTTAAATATAACAGAGATAAGTATATATCCATTGATGATATCCATCCAAACAGTAAAGGATACAAGGCAATAGCTGATAGAATAATAAAAATAATAGGCAACATTTTAACTAAAAAATGA
- a CDS encoding TVP38/TMEM64 family protein, whose amino-acid sequence MFNKFSIYDKAKLTQFFYQIRENPNCGIIFIIMTAGLSMLFVPISWMVATSAILFGFKWGLIYSISGAIISSILSFFLGRIFKKDFREFIMRRIRVKDWNIDINSVSYEMQKSGFKYVLLLRNIPMMPFTLVNYIAGFTSVKFKDYIIGSFLGMIPGMAIAIYLFSRVIDIRKNPKGMIIPLVLASLYYIGIFLWNKKLKER is encoded by the coding sequence ATGTTTAATAAATTTTCTATATATGATAAAGCTAAGCTTACCCAATTTTTTTATCAAATAAGAGAAAATCCAAACTGTGGTATTATATTTATTATTATGACAGCAGGGTTAAGTATGCTATTTGTTCCTATTTCATGGATGGTAGCTACATCAGCGATTTTGTTTGGCTTTAAGTGGGGGCTTATTTATTCTATATCTGGAGCTATTATATCAAGTATTCTTTCTTTTTTCTTAGGTAGAATTTTTAAAAAAGATTTTAGAGAATTTATAATGAGAAGGATTAGAGTGAAGGATTGGAATATAGATATTAACTCTGTATCCTATGAAATGCAAAAATCTGGATTTAAATATGTGCTTTTATTACGAAATATACCTATGATGCCTTTTACTTTAGTTAATTATATAGCTGGTTTTACTTCTGTTAAATTCAAAGACTATATAATTGGAAGTTTCTTAGGAATGATTCCAGGTATGGCAATAGCTATATATTTGTTTTCTAGAGTAATAGATATAAGGAAAAATCCAAAAGGAATGATTATTCCTTTGGTTTTAGCAAGTCTTTATTATATAGGAATATTTCTATGGAATAAAAAGTTAAAGGAAAGGTAG
- a CDS encoding radical SAM protein: MKYEGTVYRPPSEARSLIIQVTIGCSHNKCTFCSMYKDKKFRIRKIDEVFEDLKTARKAYKNVNRIFLADGNALVLKTEKLKQILHKINELFPECQRVGIYSAPKDILRKSLEELIELHRLGLKIAYLGVESGSPNILNFIKKGVTPKDMIEAGKKIIASGIKLSVTLISGLGGRQNWKEHAIESAKVINEIDPHYLALLTLLVHPNTELYRQIQNGEFTLLTPNEVMLETKELIKNLNVTNCIFRSNHASNYLPLAGTLPKDKNLLLKTLNNAVNEKYDYRDELFRSL, from the coding sequence ATGAAATACGAAGGAACAGTATATAGACCACCTAGTGAAGCTAGAAGTCTTATTATACAAGTAACAATTGGTTGTTCACATAATAAATGTACATTCTGTAGTATGTACAAAGATAAAAAATTTAGAATAAGAAAAATAGATGAAGTTTTCGAAGACTTAAAAACAGCTAGAAAAGCATATAAAAATGTCAATAGAATATTCTTAGCTGACGGAAATGCACTGGTATTAAAAACAGAAAAATTGAAACAAATACTTCATAAAATAAACGAATTGTTTCCAGAATGTCAAAGAGTTGGAATATATAGTGCTCCTAAAGATATACTAAGAAAATCGTTAGAAGAACTAATAGAATTACATAGGTTAGGATTAAAAATAGCATACTTAGGTGTTGAATCTGGAAGTCCTAATATATTAAATTTTATTAAAAAAGGAGTAACCCCTAAGGACATGATAGAAGCTGGTAAAAAAATAATTGCGTCAGGTATAAAGTTGTCAGTTACACTTATTTCTGGCCTTGGTGGTAGGCAAAACTGGAAGGAGCATGCAATTGAATCTGCAAAGGTCATAAACGAAATAGACCCTCATTATTTAGCACTATTAACCTTATTAGTCCATCCTAATACTGAATTATATAGACAAATTCAAAATGGAGAATTTACTCTACTAACTCCTAATGAAGTTATGCTAGAAACCAAAGAATTAATCAAAAACTTAAATGTTACTAACTGTATATTTAGAAGTAACCATGCATCTAATTATCTTCCTTTAGCAGGCACTCTTCCTAAAGATAAAAACTTACTACTAAAAACACTAAATAATGCTGTTAATGAAAAATATGATTACAGAGACGAATTATTTAGAAGTTTATAA